In Rutidosis leptorrhynchoides isolate AG116_Rl617_1_P2 chromosome 2, CSIRO_AGI_Rlap_v1, whole genome shotgun sequence, one genomic interval encodes:
- the LOC139890716 gene encoding 17.9 kDa class II heat shock protein-like encodes MDVSLMGFDTPFLLHNLHHILEAADDSNKSNNANNNAGPTRAYVRDARAMAATPADVKEYPNSYVFIIDMPGLKSGDIKVQVEDDNVLMISGERKRENEENNNNGVKYVRMERRIGKFMRKFSLPENANTDKISAICQDGVLTVTVEKLPPPEPKKPKMIQVQVA; translated from the coding sequence ATGGACGTCAGTTTGATGGGATTCGACACTCCATTCCTCCTTCACAACCTTCACCACATTCTCGAGGCAGCCGACGACAGCAACAAATCGAACAACGCCAACAACAACGCGGGACCTACTCGAGCATACGTACGTGACGCAAGAGCAATGGCTGCAACACCAGCAGACGTGAAAGAGTACCCAAATTCATACGTTTTCATTATTGACATGCCCGGATTGAAATCAGGGGATATTAAGGTTCAAGTGGAAGACGACAACGTTTTGATGATAAGtggtgaaagaaaaagagaaaatgaagaaaataataataatggcgtAAAGTACGTGAGGATGGAGAGAAGGATCGGGAAGTTTATGAGGAAGTTTTCGTTGCCGGAAAATGCGAATACGGACAAAATATCTGCAATTTGTCAAGACGGGGTGTTAACCGTTACCGTTGAAAAACTGCCTCCGCCTGAGCCTAAAAAGCCCAAGATGATTCAGGTTCAGGTTGCTTGA